A window of Bos taurus isolate L1 Dominette 01449 registration number 42190680 breed Hereford chromosome 19, ARS-UCD2.0, whole genome shotgun sequence contains these coding sequences:
- the LRRC59 gene encoding leucine-rich repeat-containing protein 59 has protein sequence MTKAGSKGGNLRDKLDGNELDLSLSDLNEVPVKELAALPKATVLDLSCNKLTTLPSDFCGLTHLVKLDLSKNKLRQLPADFGRLVNLQHLDLLNNRLVTLPVSFAQLKSLKWLDLKDNPLDPVLAKVAGDCLDEKQCKQCANKVLQHMKAVQADQERERQRRLEIDREAEKKWEAKQRAKEAQERELRKREKAEEKERRRKEYDALKAAKREQEKKPKKETNQAPKSKSSSRPRKPPPRKHTRSWAVLKLLLLLLLCVAGGLVACRVTELQQQPLCTSVNTIYDNAVRGLRSHDILQWVLQTDSQQ, from the exons ATGACCAAGGCCGGTAGCAAGGGCGGGAACCTCCGCGACAAGCTGGACGGCAACGAGCTGGACCTGAGCCTCAGCGACCTGAATGAGGTCCCGGTCAAGGAGCTG GCTGCCCTCCCAAAGGCCACCGTACTGGATCTGTCCTGCAATAAACTGACAACTCTACCG TCGGATTTCTGTGGCCTCACACATCTGGTGAAGCTGGACCTGAGTAAGAACAAACTGCGGCAGCTGCCAGCGGACTTTGGCCGCCTGGTCAACCTCCAGCACCTGGACCTCCTCAACAATAGGCTGGTCACCCTGCCGGTCAGCTTTGCTCAGCTCAAG AGCCTGAAGTGGCTGGACCTGAAGGATAACCCGCTGGATCCTGTCCTGGCCAAGGTGGCAGGGGACTGCTTGGATGAAAAGCAGTGTAAACAGTGTGCCAACAAG GTGCTACAGCACATGAAGGCCGTGCAGGCGGATCAGGAGCGGGAGAGGCAGCGGCGACTGGAAATAGACCGAG AGGCTGAGAAGAAGTGGGAGGCCAAGCAGCGAGCTAAGGAGGCTCAAGAGCGGGAACTGCGGAAGCgggagaaggcagaagagaaggagCGCCGGAGAAAGGAGTATGACGCCCTCAAAGCAGCCAAGCGGGAGCAGGAGAAGAAACCTAAGAAGGAAACAAATCAGGCCCCGA AATCTAAGTCCAGCTCTCGCCCCCGTAAGCCACCACCCCGGAAACACACTCGATCCTGGGCCgtgctgaagctgctgctgctgctgctgttgtgtgTGGCCGGTGGGCTGGTTGCTTGTCGGGTGACCGagctgcagcagcagcccctctgcACCAGTGTGAACACCATCTACGACAATGCCGTCCGGGGCCTGCGCAGCCATGACATCCTCCAGTGGGTCCTGCAGACCGATTCTCAACAGTGA
- the EME1 gene encoding crossover junction endonuclease EME1, whose amino-acid sequence MAVNKSSLSLDSSYSDSEELPTFAFLKNKPSSIKRRQPQEDEKIVVVDISDSEASCPSPKLKDPPPIPEAAETVIQTEPVSVLSSGSENEEEFMPLAKRLICKFLTHKQQSPEKSSSPFERVWDHQKASHDWQKQPFTKIRDVPLCGTSERHASNNKDPVVDSPCHQLPAYQTTCSVQSNSLTITKTNAEVPLPQKRRKYSQKVQKSSTQGCQQWGRASQKESTQRQQEGKKKAALVNRLKAQRPEECLKHIVVLLDPVLLQMEGGGQLLGALQSMDCSCVIEAQAVPCSLTWRRKAGPSEDGEEGWVEEPMVLVLLLAEVFMSMIYHFKQGSLGSTEEGKKTLESFVTDITARTAGKDLSLVIVDPEKCFSAPNPLRRKQRAANREQAKEKKKQQKQPEANTGAMVTRVDVEEALVDLQLHTEAQARIVQSWKELADLACAFTKAVAEAPFKKLRDQTSFSFCLESDWAGGAKVDRSGRGLALVWRRQIQQLNRVSLEMASAIVDAYPSPQLLIQAYKRCLSEQERQNLLADLQVRRGEGVTATLRRVGPELSRRIYLQMTALQPDLSLDSAD is encoded by the exons ATGGCTGTAAACAAGTCCTCACTCTCACTGGATTCCAGTTACAGTGACTCTGAGGAGCTGCCAACGTTTGCCTTTCTGAAGAATAAACCATCTTCAATAAAGAGGAGGCAGCCTCAGGAGGATGAGAAGATTGTAGTGGTTGACATCTCAGACTCtgaggcctcctgtccatcaccaaaattGAAAGATCCACCACCCATTCCAGAGGCCGCTGAAACTGTCATACAAACAGAGCCAGTCAGTGTGCTaagcagtggaagtgagaatgaGGAGGAATTTATGCCCCTGGCTAAGAGGCTTATTTGTAAGTTTTTGACTCACAAACAGCAGAGCCCTGAAAAATCCAGCTCCCCATTTGAAAGAGTTTGGGATCATCAAAAAGCATCACATGACTGGCAAAAACAGCCATTTACAAAGATCCGTGATGTTCCCCTCTGTGGTACCTCAGAGAGGCATGCATCAAATAACAAGGACCCTGTGGTAGACAGTCCATGCCATCAGCTGCCAGCCTACCAGACTACCTGCTCTGTCCAGAGCAACAGCTTGACAATAACCAAAACAAATGCTGAGGTGCCCCTGCCTCAGAAGAGACGCAAGTATAGTCAGAAGGTCCAGAAGAGCAGCACACAGGGATGCCAGCAGTGGGGACGAGCAAGCCAGAAGGAGAGCACCCAGAGGCagcaggaagggaagaagaaggCAGCTCTGGTGAACAGGCTGAAAGCTCAGAGGCCAGAGGAGTGCTTAAAGCACATCGTTGTGCTGCTGGATCCAG TGCTCTTACAGATGGAAGGTGGGGGTCAGCTCCTCGgagccctgcagtccatggattgctCCTGTGTGATTGAGGCGCAGGCTGTGCCTTGCAGCCTCACGTGGAGGAGAAAGGCTGGGCCCTCTGAG GATGGCGAGGAGGGCTGGGTGGAAGAGCCCATGGTTCTGGTGCTGCTCCTGGCAGAGGTGTTTATGTCCATGATCTACCACTTCAAGCAG GGAAGTCTGGGCAGCactgaggaagggaagaaaacacTTGAGAGCTTTGTGACTGACATCACAGCAAGGACAGCTGGGAAAGATCTGTCACTGGTGATTGTGGATCCAGAGAAGTGCTTCAG TGCTCCAAATCCTCTAAGAAGGAAACAGAGGGCGGCAAATAGAGAACAGGccaaggaaaagaagaagcagCAGAAACAACCAGAGGCCAACACAGGGGCCATGGTGACCAGGGTAGATGTGGAAGAG GCACTGGTAGATCTGCAGCTGCACACAGAAGCCCAGGCTCGAATTGTGCAGAGCTGGAAAGAGCTGGCTGACTTGGCATGCGCGTTCACAAAGGCTGTGGCTGAAGCGCCCTTCAA GAAGCTCCGAGATCAAACTAGtttctccttctgcctggagAGTGACTGGGCTGGAGGGGCCAAGGTGGACCGCTCTGGCAGGGGGCTTGCACTGGTCTGGAGGAGACAGATTCAGCAGCTGAACCGGGTCAGTCTGGAGATGGCCAGTGCCATTGTGGACGCCTATCCGTCCCCACAGCTCCTGATCCAG GCTTATAAGCGGTGTCTTTCTGAGCAAGAACGCCAGAATTTGCTCGCAGACTTACAGGTGCGCCGTGGGGAAGGCGTGACAGCCACCTTGCGCCGTGTTGGACCAGAGCTGTCCAGGCGTATCTACCTTCAGATGACAGCTTTGCAGCCAGATCTCTCCTTAGACAGTGCAGACTGA
- the EME1 gene encoding crossover junction endonuclease EME1 isoform X2: MAVNKSSLSLDSSYSDSEELPTFAFLKNKPSSIKRRQPQEDEKIVVVDISDSEASCPSPKLKDPPPIPEAAETVIQTEPVSVLSSGSENEEEFMPLAKRLICKFLTHKQQSPEKSSSPFERVWDHQKASHDWQKQPFTKIRDVPLCGTSERHASNNKDPVVDSPCHQLPAYQTTCSVQSNSLTITKTNAEVPLPQKRRKYSQKVQKSSTQGCQQWGRASQKESTQRQQEGKKKAALVNRLKAQRPEECLKHIVVLLDPVLLQMEGGGQLLGALQSMDCSCVIEAQAVPCSLTWRRKAGPSEDGEEGWVEEPMVLVLLLAEVFMSMIYHFKQGSLGSTEEGKKTLESFVTDITARTAGKDLSLVIVDPEKCFSAPNPLRRKQRAANREQAKEKKKQQKQPEANTGAMVTRVDVEEALVDLQLHTEAQARIVQSWKELADLACAFTKAVAEAPFKELRPEETNLSKF; encoded by the exons ATGGCTGTAAACAAGTCCTCACTCTCACTGGATTCCAGTTACAGTGACTCTGAGGAGCTGCCAACGTTTGCCTTTCTGAAGAATAAACCATCTTCAATAAAGAGGAGGCAGCCTCAGGAGGATGAGAAGATTGTAGTGGTTGACATCTCAGACTCtgaggcctcctgtccatcaccaaaattGAAAGATCCACCACCCATTCCAGAGGCCGCTGAAACTGTCATACAAACAGAGCCAGTCAGTGTGCTaagcagtggaagtgagaatgaGGAGGAATTTATGCCCCTGGCTAAGAGGCTTATTTGTAAGTTTTTGACTCACAAACAGCAGAGCCCTGAAAAATCCAGCTCCCCATTTGAAAGAGTTTGGGATCATCAAAAAGCATCACATGACTGGCAAAAACAGCCATTTACAAAGATCCGTGATGTTCCCCTCTGTGGTACCTCAGAGAGGCATGCATCAAATAACAAGGACCCTGTGGTAGACAGTCCATGCCATCAGCTGCCAGCCTACCAGACTACCTGCTCTGTCCAGAGCAACAGCTTGACAATAACCAAAACAAATGCTGAGGTGCCCCTGCCTCAGAAGAGACGCAAGTATAGTCAGAAGGTCCAGAAGAGCAGCACACAGGGATGCCAGCAGTGGGGACGAGCAAGCCAGAAGGAGAGCACCCAGAGGCagcaggaagggaagaagaaggCAGCTCTGGTGAACAGGCTGAAAGCTCAGAGGCCAGAGGAGTGCTTAAAGCACATCGTTGTGCTGCTGGATCCAG TGCTCTTACAGATGGAAGGTGGGGGTCAGCTCCTCGgagccctgcagtccatggattgctCCTGTGTGATTGAGGCGCAGGCTGTGCCTTGCAGCCTCACGTGGAGGAGAAAGGCTGGGCCCTCTGAG GATGGCGAGGAGGGCTGGGTGGAAGAGCCCATGGTTCTGGTGCTGCTCCTGGCAGAGGTGTTTATGTCCATGATCTACCACTTCAAGCAG GGAAGTCTGGGCAGCactgaggaagggaagaaaacacTTGAGAGCTTTGTGACTGACATCACAGCAAGGACAGCTGGGAAAGATCTGTCACTGGTGATTGTGGATCCAGAGAAGTGCTTCAG TGCTCCAAATCCTCTAAGAAGGAAACAGAGGGCGGCAAATAGAGAACAGGccaaggaaaagaagaagcagCAGAAACAACCAGAGGCCAACACAGGGGCCATGGTGACCAGGGTAGATGTGGAAGAG GCACTGGTAGATCTGCAGCTGCACACAGAAGCCCAGGCTCGAATTGTGCAGAGCTGGAAAGAGCTGGCTGACTTGGCATGCGCGTTCACAAAGGCTGTGGCTGAAGCGCCCTTCAA GGAACTGAGGCCTGAAGAGACCAACTTGTCAAAGTTCTGA